The genomic stretch gagtggggggggggggggggggggtgaagaagataaagtacacacgttacccgctgttcatcactgtttggtatgattaatgtgctgtgttgtgtgttgtgtgcagagtggggggggggggggggtgaagaagataaagtacacacgttacccgctgttcatcactgtttggtatgattaatgtgctgtgttgtgtgctgtgtgcagagtgggggggcgGGGAGCAGGTTGACaggttacccccactgttcattaCTGTGTCGTTTGGTTGTTATGTTGTGTATGATGTGTGCAAAGTGGGAGGGGgcaagaagaggaggtacacaagttacccccgttGTTTATCAATGTGTCGTATGATTAAtgagttgtgttgtgtgttgtgtgcagagtgggggggggggggggggggggagagaaggaaGAAGACCAGTTACTCCCCACTGTTCGTCACTGTGTTGCATGTTTGTTAGAAGTGTGCATACTGTGGGCGGCTGGGGCAGAAAAACAAGTGACCCCCATTGTTCATCACAGTGTCGTTAAACAATGTGTTGTGTTGCATAAATAGTGCatagttgagggggggggggggtgtacacattggccaatgtagtgtacacgaagggatctcggtttttcgtctcatctgaaagactagcacttgaacccaccacctatgttaggaaaggggggagaaaattgcttacgccctgacccagggtcgaactcgcaacctctcgcttccgaggcaagtgcgttaccactcggccacaaTACTCAGCGGCAATTCAAATTGAACACCGAGACACCAGCAGTACAAAGTAACCTGTAACGTAGGTCCGCACAAAACACATTGAttgtgacacccccccccctcccatcctcccactctgcacacatcacacaacattcgatacagtgatgaacagcgggggtaacttgtgtacctcctcttcttcattctaccTCCCCCACACTGCagacattacacaacacaacaaatccatcatacgacacagtgattaacagcaggggtaacttaagagagagagagagagagagagagagagagagagagagagagagagagagagagagagagagagagagaagagagagagagagagagagagagagagggagagagagagagagagagagagagagagagagagagagagagagagagagagagagagagagagagagagagagcggagagcggagagaggagaggagagagagaggagaggagagagagaactcgaactcgaactcgaactcgaaaactttattaccgagggatgatagcattaggtccatatggtcctttcttacagctagtccctactataatacacacatgaaacaaagaacaaatatgaagaatgaaaacatttaaacaaaaaatcaaataaaacaaaattatgcagggaaaagtataacaaaataaaaataaaaaattcaaaagtgtgcttgttaatggaagcagaaagagagagagagagagagagagagagagagagagagagagagagagagagagagagagagagagagagagagagagagagagagagagagatgagagagagagagagaggagagagagagagagagagagagagagagatggaaagccCCTGCCTCTCCACGTGAGGAACGAAACAAGCACtcacacagatatcctgagggtcaatgctgttccaagtacaaagcgactgtttgcatgatcgcccccaatatgcATGCATGGACTCGGCCGTCAGCGAAGAGACGGGTCCATTTAGTTGAAAGTAGGTAGATAGGGTAGAACAGTTCGCAGCGAACATACCGTtgcctacaacatgaaaacgtGTTGTCTCTTCACGAACAGATTGTTAGCTCTAGATAGGCAACGTAAACACTCAAATGACTTGTATCTGTCATTTAAACTTATAGAATGCAGTGTTGAATGTGTTTCATCAGGTCAGTATTGCTGTTTGGCGTGAACATTCAATCGATATGTAAACCTTCTCAGTGTGAGACGGAGAGGgggcggagtggggctttacGTACGTGACCTGTATGTGTCATTTAAAGTTGTATAATGATATTGTGAATGTGTTGTATTAGGTCAGTATCGCTGTTTTTGTAAACAGATTCAATCGATCTGTAAACTTCCTGTGAGGTGGAATGGGGCTTTACGTGACCCGAATGTGTCATTTAAAGTTGTATAATGATATTGTGAATGTGTTTTATTAGGTCAGTATCGCTGTTTTTGTGAACAGATTCAATCGTTCTGTAAACTtcctgtgaggcggagtggggctttacGTGACCCGAATGTGTCATTTAAAGTTGTATAATGATAttgtgaatgtgtttttttagGTCAGTATCGCTGTTTTTGTGAACAGATTCAATCGTTCTGTAAACTTCCTGTGAGGTGGAATGGGGCTtaaattgtctgtctgtttgcttgcCTGTTTGTCGTTGAGGTTTCTCTGTCGGTCCTGTGGGGTGGAATGGGGCTTtaaattgtctgtctgtttgcttgcCTGTTTGTCGTTGAGGTTTCTCTGTCGGTCCTGTGGGGTGGAATGGGGCTTtaaattgtctgtctgtttgcttgcCTGTTTGTCGTTGAGGTTTCTCTGTCGGTCCTGTGGGGTGGAATGGGGCTTtaaattgtctgtctgtttgcttgcCTGTTTGTCGTTGAGGTTTCTCTGTCGGTCCTGTGGGGTGGAATGGGGCTTtaaattgtctgtctgtttgctggCCTGCTTGTCGTTGAGGTTTCTCTGTCGGTCCTGTGGGTCGTGTTCGTGCTTGTTTGTTCTTGGTTTTTATTTTGATGTATTAACTTTTTTATTggtctgttttgtctgtctcgTTGTCTGTGCATGAGGttggtctgttggtctgtctcgTTGTCTGTGCATGAGGttggtctgttggtctgtctcgTTGTCTGTGCATGAGGttggtctgttggtctgtctcgTTGTCTGTGCATGAGGttggtctgttggtctgtctcgTTGTCTGTGCATGAGGttggtctgttggtctgtctcgTTGTCTGTGCATGAGGttggtctgttggtctgtctcgTTGTCTGTGCATGAGGttggtctgttggtctgtctcgTTGTCTGTGCATGAGGttggtctgttggtctgtctcgTTGTCTGTGCATGAGGttggtctgttggtctgtctcgTTGTCTGTGCATGAGGttggtctgttggtctgtctcgTTGTCTGTGCATGAGGttggtctgttggtctgtctcgTTGTCTGTGCATGAGGttggtctgttggtctgtctcgTTGTCTGTGCACGAGGttggtctgttggtctgtctcgTTGTCTGTGTATGAGGttggtctgttggtctgtctcgTTGTCTGTGCATGAGGttggtctgttggtctgtctcgTTGTCTGTGCATGAGGttggtctgttggtctgtctcgTTGTCTGTGCATGAGGTTGGTCTGTTTGGTCTGTCTCGTTGTCTGTGCATGAGGttggtctgttggtctgtctcgTTGTCTGTGCATGAGGTTGGTCTGTTggtctgttggtctgtttgtcttttggattttttatttttatttttttcttgatcAGGCTGTTTGGTTTGCTTCTGTTGGTTAGTTTACATTGAATGAGTCTTTCTCTAAAAGTATGTATTTGCCTGCTTGTGTGTTCGCAAAGCTTTCTGCCTGCTTTTATCTAAGGTTTGCCGGTCTGTCTGttagttgtttgttttcttgcatgtacacgcacgcacgcgtgcacacacacacacacacacacacacacacacacacacacacacacacacacacacacacacacacacacacacacatacgcacacacacacatacacgcgcgcgctcaTCCAATTTAGTTCTTTACATAACTATTCTTTCCTTTTTCAAAGACGGAAATTTTTATTTGCCAACAATTCAACAAAAGCAAACGCATGAGAAACACTCTCAATAGCTCTACCTGTTACATTTGCAAAGCATATGACAATGTACACGAGTACTGGCTGCACATACAGAAATAACAGCGACAAACACAAGTATACGTGTAAATATAGCGAGGGCGTAAGATTGGTACTCTTGTGATATTATTGCACCTGGTAGGAGCGATatcagaaagaaacaattgtcTGAAGAAGAATCATGGCAAAGCATGATCAATGTGAGAGGTATGTTAAATGCATAGATATGACGTCCTCTACACTCACTAAAAATAAATGCCATTGTATTTAGTTTTAGGATGGAACATGGGTAGATGGGGGTAATCATCTGGTTcgaaaaaacagaaagaaagaaactagaAGAAGCAACAGAAGACAACAATGCATTGTTAACGGATAAAATAACGGataaaacaatgaaaatgacGTCGCGTCATTATAATAAAGTGACCATATTTTGCCTTGAAAGAAAGTAATACACGTAGGTTGCTCCCAGTGTCGCTCTACATGGGCCTGATCTTCATCTCAGTGAACCTCAAGGTATCAAAATTAGAGCCTCCAAAGCTGAACCAGAAAACACCGTCTTGTTTATCTCCGTTGCCGTTGTAGTCACCGTTCAGGTTGGAGACGTAGCACTTCCGGTACCACCAGGCGCCGTGGTAATCCTTTGCACAGTTATTGTGGTCATTGTCCCTGTCCTTGGTGGAGAACTGGAAACCACGGTGCAAGGACAGGCTGTCACCTGGGGATGGACAGTCATAGggcggtcagtgtgtgtgtgtgtgtgtgtgtgtatgtgtgtatgtgtgtgtgtgtgtttgc from Littorina saxatilis isolate snail1 linkage group LG16, US_GU_Lsax_2.0, whole genome shotgun sequence encodes the following:
- the LOC138951553 gene encoding ficolin-1-A-like — encoded protein: MHKWYKSIGYATYSGFYVEDVSHNFTLRFDNFTGGNAGDSLSLHRGFQFSTKDRDNDHNNCAKDYHGAWWYRKCYVSNLNGDYNGNGDKQDGVFWFSFGGSNFDTLRFTEMKIRPM